A DNA window from Balneolaceae bacterium contains the following coding sequences:
- a CDS encoding ATP-binding protein, which yields MISRLLQSSVLEAIGVMPAVAITGARQTGKTTLAKMIRPDLPSASHYLDLEYPEDQAKLQDPAFYLQQYEEDCVILDEIQYMPELFPVLRSLIDRNRIPGRFLLLGSASPSLIRESAESLAGRIAYLELHPLNLLEVKDQQNWKTLFFRGGFPNSLLADSARECELWRNNFIKTYLERELPLLGLNTDVRLMRKLMLLLVRSQSHMLNLQNFASSLGITGPTVARYIDFLERSYMVNRLEPYYKNIKKRLVKSPKIYLSDSGLMHSLLGVSDYENLINHPSVGPSWEGFVINQTRSLLPDYAELWFFRTHEGAEADMVVSIDDRPLISAEIKWTNAPKVSRGFRNVMNDLGTERNYVVTPEADTYMVSEGITVTSLQEWLKSVQDLQRG from the coding sequence ATGATCTCTCGCCTGCTACAATCCAGCGTTTTGGAAGCTATTGGAGTGATGCCTGCAGTAGCCATAACCGGCGCCCGGCAAACCGGCAAAACAACCCTTGCCAAAATGATCCGGCCGGATTTGCCCTCCGCATCTCATTATTTGGATCTGGAATACCCCGAAGACCAAGCCAAGTTGCAGGATCCGGCCTTTTACCTGCAACAATACGAAGAGGATTGTGTGATACTTGATGAAATCCAATACATGCCCGAACTATTTCCAGTACTTCGGTCCCTCATCGACCGGAACCGAATACCGGGCCGGTTTCTTCTGCTTGGCTCTGCCTCCCCATCGCTCATCAGAGAAAGTGCAGAATCACTTGCAGGCCGTATCGCCTACCTGGAGTTGCATCCGTTGAATTTACTGGAAGTGAAGGATCAGCAGAACTGGAAAACATTGTTTTTTCGAGGAGGTTTTCCGAATTCCCTGTTGGCCGACTCCGCCCGGGAATGCGAATTATGGAGGAATAATTTTATCAAAACGTACTTGGAGCGGGAATTGCCTTTGCTGGGACTGAACACTGATGTACGCCTCATGCGGAAACTGATGTTGCTGTTGGTACGTTCGCAGTCCCACATGTTGAATTTACAGAATTTCGCCTCCTCCCTGGGTATCACCGGTCCTACTGTAGCCCGCTATATCGATTTTCTGGAGCGTTCGTACATGGTGAATCGATTGGAGCCCTACTACAAAAATATTAAAAAACGACTGGTAAAGAGTCCGAAGATATACTTGTCAGATTCCGGATTGATGCATTCTCTTCTGGGCGTATCCGATTACGAGAATTTGATCAATCATCCGAGCGTCGGTCCCTCCTGGGAGGGATTCGTAATCAACCAGACCAGATCGTTGCTCCCGGATTATGCGGAACTCTGGTTTTTCAGGACCCACGAGGGGGCGGAGGCCGACATGGTGGTCAGTATAGATGACCGTCCGTTAATTTCTGCGGAAATAAAATGGACCAACGCTCCGAAAGTCTCCAGAGGTTTTCGGAATGTCATGAATGATCTGGGAACGGAACGCAACTACGTGGTAACCCCGGAAGCGGATACCTACATGGTATCGGAGGGAATTACGGTCACCTCCCTCCAGGAGTGGTTGAAGAGCGTGCAGGATCTGCAGCGAGGTTAG